In a single window of the Terriglobus roseus genome:
- the leuD gene encoding 3-isopropylmalate dehydratase small subunit — protein sequence MVPINELKSKAMPLPLPNIDTDQIIPKQFLKRIERTGYEDFLFYDWRYNLDVADSVTPNMDFVLNKPEYQGAKILIAEKNFGCGSSREHAAWAINQFGFLAVIAPTFADIFYSNAGKNGIILVRLDDEQVKTLMDRSTKNPDHIITINLEHQTVTDDEGFHARFEIDPFRKFCLLNGYDDIGLTLRHVADLDNFESKHDNEFWSAPKTAA from the coding sequence ATGGTTCCCATCAACGAACTCAAGTCAAAGGCCATGCCGCTGCCGCTGCCGAACATCGACACGGATCAGATCATCCCGAAGCAGTTCCTGAAGCGCATTGAGCGCACAGGTTACGAAGACTTCCTGTTCTACGACTGGCGTTACAACCTGGACGTAGCGGACTCCGTAACGCCGAACATGGACTTCGTGCTGAACAAGCCGGAGTACCAGGGCGCGAAGATCCTGATCGCCGAGAAGAACTTCGGCTGCGGCTCGTCGCGCGAGCATGCTGCGTGGGCCATCAACCAGTTTGGTTTCCTCGCAGTGATTGCACCGACGTTCGCGGACATCTTCTATTCGAACGCGGGCAAGAATGGCATCATCCTGGTGCGCCTGGACGACGAGCAGGTGAAGACGCTGATGGACCGGTCCACAAAGAACCCGGACCACATCATCACCATCAATCTCGAGCACCAGACCGTCACCGATGACGAGGGTTTCCACGCACGCTTCGAGATCGATCCGTTCCGCAAGTTCTGCCTATTGAATGGCTATGACGACATCGGCCTGACACTGCGACATGTGGCCGATCTCGACAACTTTGAATCGAAGCACGACAACGAATTCTGGTCTGCGCCGAAGACGGCTGCATAG
- the ilvN gene encoding acetolactate synthase small subunit — protein sequence MLHTFIALVDNRPGVLTRVASLFRRLNINIVSLTVGETEREECSRMTIVCDAPETAAFRVRASLFKLEIIREVDEVGRSEAVVRELCLIKVATGPSVPHGLQSRSQIFELAQVFRARVVDLAPDSVMLEMTGSASKIEGLIQVLRESAYEILEVSRTGRMAMRRGAHSGKVMKALGSKAHQTVFSDNHDPDALDPMDALPNTFAEHDA from the coding sequence ATGCTCCACACGTTTATTGCACTCGTTGACAACCGGCCCGGCGTGCTGACGCGCGTGGCGTCGTTGTTCCGTCGGCTCAACATCAACATCGTTTCACTGACCGTCGGCGAGACGGAGCGCGAAGAGTGTTCACGCATGACCATCGTCTGCGATGCACCGGAGACCGCTGCGTTTCGCGTGCGTGCATCGCTCTTCAAGCTGGAGATTATTCGCGAAGTCGATGAAGTCGGCCGCAGCGAAGCCGTGGTTCGGGAGCTTTGCCTGATCAAGGTGGCAACCGGACCCAGCGTGCCACATGGCCTGCAGTCGCGCTCGCAGATCTTCGAACTGGCGCAGGTCTTCCGCGCGCGTGTCGTGGACCTGGCGCCGGACTCCGTCATGCTTGAAATGACAGGCTCCGCCTCCAAGATCGAAGGCCTCATCCAAGTGCTGCGCGAGAGCGCGTACGAGATCTTGGAGGTGAGCCGCACCGGTCGCATGGCAATGCGTCGCGGCGCACACAGCGGCAAGGTGATGAAGGCGCTCGGCAGCAAGGCGCACCAGACCGTCTTCAGCGACAACCACGATCCTGATGCGCTGGACCCGATGGATGCGCTGCCGAACACGTTCGCGGAGCACGACGCTTAG
- the ilvC gene encoding ketol-acid reductoisomerase — protein sequence MAKTYHDQDADLSLIQAKKVAIIGYGSQGHAHALNLKDSGVEVKVGLRAGSKGAEKAKAAGLEVLSVADAAQWADTIMVLVPDQTAAAVYKEIEPGLTKGKTLMFAHGFNIRFRTITPPADVDVSLVAPKSPGHRVREVFTEGGGVPGLVAVEQDATGNALANALSYAKGIGCTRAGVLETTFTEETETDLFGEQAVLCGGTAALVKAGFEVLTEAGYQPELAYFEVLHELKLIVDLMYRGGLEYMRYSISDTAEWGDYVAGPRIVTPAVKDAMKALLKDIQDGSFAKRFIEDQNSGRKEFTKFREQDREHPIEKVGAELRAAMPFLDPVKVENGTVVKA from the coding sequence ATGGCAAAGACTTATCACGATCAGGACGCAGACCTTTCACTCATCCAGGCGAAGAAGGTCGCCATCATCGGCTACGGCTCGCAGGGACATGCGCATGCGTTGAACCTGAAGGATTCGGGCGTTGAGGTAAAGGTGGGTCTGCGCGCAGGCTCCAAGGGCGCCGAGAAGGCGAAGGCCGCGGGCCTGGAAGTCCTCTCCGTTGCGGATGCTGCGCAGTGGGCTGACACCATCATGGTCCTCGTTCCCGACCAGACGGCAGCTGCTGTCTACAAGGAGATCGAGCCGGGCCTGACCAAGGGCAAGACCCTGATGTTCGCGCACGGATTCAACATCCGCTTCCGCACCATCACGCCCCCTGCTGACGTTGATGTCTCGCTGGTTGCACCCAAGTCACCGGGCCACCGCGTTCGCGAAGTCTTTACCGAGGGTGGTGGTGTTCCCGGCCTCGTGGCCGTCGAGCAGGACGCGACCGGCAATGCTCTTGCCAACGCACTGAGCTATGCCAAGGGCATCGGCTGCACCCGCGCCGGCGTGCTTGAGACGACCTTCACGGAAGAGACTGAGACCGATCTGTTCGGCGAGCAGGCTGTCCTTTGCGGCGGCACCGCTGCACTGGTAAAGGCTGGCTTCGAAGTGCTGACGGAGGCTGGCTACCAGCCCGAGCTCGCATACTTCGAAGTGCTGCACGAGCTGAAGCTGATCGTCGACCTGATGTACCGTGGCGGCCTGGAATACATGCGCTATTCCATCAGCGACACGGCAGAGTGGGGCGACTACGTTGCCGGCCCGCGCATCGTGACGCCTGCGGTGAAGGACGCCATGAAGGCCCTGCTGAAGGACATTCAGGACGGCAGCTTCGCCAAGCGCTTCATCGAAGACCAGAACAGCGGCCGCAAGGAGTTCACCAAGTTCCGCGAGCAGGATCGCGAGCACCCGATCGAGAAGGTCGGCGCAGAGCTTCGCGCAGCCATGCCCTTCCTGGATCCGGTCAAGGTCGAGAACGGCACCGTCGTCAAGGCGTAA
- the leuC gene encoding 3-isopropylmalate dehydratase large subunit encodes MSTPKTLFEKVWQQHLVAEPAGEPPLLYIDLQLVHEVTSPQAFEGLRLAGRKLRRPDRHIATVDHNVPTTSVQDRLHIVDQIASKQVQALRNNCAEFGIEFFDVQDASQGIVHMIGPELGATKPGMTIVCGDSHTSTHGAFGSLAFGIGTSEVEHVMATQTLPQPKPKTFRINVEGELPFGVTAKDIILDIIGRIGTDGATGYAVEYAGSAIRALSMEGRMTVCNMSIEAGARAGMIAPDETTFAYLKGRRFSPQGAAWDEAVAHWKTLPTDEGATFDREMHIDAATLAPAVTWGTSPGMHATIDGNVPTLEDAPSEADKKSYAKAYEYMDLKPGMPMDQIKIDTVFLGSCTNGRIEDLRAAAAVVKGHHIATKIRAMVVPGSQQVKRQAEEEGLDIIFKTAGFEWREPGCSMCLGMNPDILQPGERCASTSNRNFEGRQGRGGRTHLVSPEMAAAAAIAGHFTDIRKWKSTPLDNTFDTNQVLAEGGSR; translated from the coding sequence ATGTCGACACCGAAAACGCTCTTCGAAAAAGTTTGGCAGCAACATCTGGTGGCAGAGCCCGCGGGTGAACCGCCCTTGCTCTACATCGATCTGCAGCTGGTCCATGAAGTCACGTCGCCGCAGGCCTTTGAGGGTCTGCGCCTGGCAGGCCGCAAGCTGCGCCGTCCTGACCGCCACATCGCCACCGTCGATCACAATGTGCCGACCACCAGTGTTCAGGATCGCCTGCATATCGTCGACCAGATCGCGTCGAAGCAGGTACAGGCGCTGCGCAACAACTGTGCCGAGTTCGGCATCGAGTTCTTCGACGTGCAGGATGCGTCCCAGGGCATCGTGCACATGATTGGACCCGAGCTTGGAGCAACGAAGCCGGGCATGACAATCGTCTGCGGCGACTCACACACCTCTACCCACGGCGCCTTCGGCTCACTCGCCTTCGGCATCGGAACCAGCGAAGTCGAGCACGTCATGGCGACGCAGACACTGCCGCAGCCAAAGCCGAAGACCTTCCGTATCAACGTGGAGGGAGAGCTCCCCTTCGGCGTCACGGCGAAGGACATCATCCTCGACATCATTGGCCGCATTGGCACCGACGGAGCGACCGGTTACGCCGTGGAGTACGCAGGCTCTGCGATACGCGCGCTGAGCATGGAAGGCCGGATGACGGTCTGCAACATGAGCATTGAAGCAGGTGCACGCGCCGGCATGATCGCTCCCGATGAGACGACCTTCGCCTACCTGAAGGGTCGGCGCTTCTCTCCGCAGGGTGCAGCGTGGGATGAGGCCGTCGCGCACTGGAAGACGCTGCCCACCGATGAGGGCGCAACCTTCGATCGCGAGATGCACATCGATGCTGCAACACTTGCGCCAGCGGTCACGTGGGGCACATCGCCAGGCATGCACGCGACCATTGACGGTAATGTTCCGACGCTGGAAGATGCTCCGTCGGAAGCGGACAAGAAAAGCTACGCGAAGGCCTATGAGTACATGGACCTGAAGCCTGGCATGCCAATGGATCAGATCAAGATCGACACCGTCTTCCTGGGTTCCTGCACCAATGGCCGCATCGAAGATCTGCGCGCGGCCGCGGCAGTGGTGAAGGGTCATCACATCGCAACGAAGATTCGTGCGATGGTTGTCCCCGGCTCGCAGCAGGTCAAGCGCCAGGCCGAAGAAGAGGGTCTGGACATCATCTTTAAGACCGCGGGCTTCGAATGGCGTGAGCCCGGCTGCTCCATGTGCCTCGGCATGAACCCGGACATTCTTCAACCGGGCGAACGTTGCGCTTCTACATCGAACCGCAACTTCGAAGGCCGTCAGGGCCGCGGCGGACGCACGCATCTTGTGTCGCCCGAGATGGCCGCGGCCGCAGCCATTGCCGGCCACTTCACCGATATCCGCAAGTGGAAGAGCACGCCGCTCGACAACACCTTCGATACGAATCAGGTCCTCGCAGAAGGAGGTTCGCGCTAA
- the ilvD gene encoding dihydroxy-acid dehydratase: MSNELLPGKRQSAVLTEGPSRAAARSYLRGVGFSKEDLHKPIIGIANTWTEIGPCNFHLRKVAEAVKQGVREAGGTPMEFNTVTISDGITMGTEGMKASLISREVIADSIELVARGNSFDGIVCIAGCDKNMPAAVMALARLDIPGMMLYGGSIAPGQLAQADGTHKDITILNVFEAIGSHAAGKINDDELEAVEAAACPGPGACGGQFTANTMAMAGEFLGISPMDITGVLAMSPQKASASREAGRMVMDLVRKNIKPSQILTRQSIENAITAVCASGGSTNAVLHLIAIAHELNIPLTMDDFDQISERTPFICDLSPGGKYVAKDYQDAGGSRVLATRLIERGQLHDSMTVSGKTLHEEAKVAHETPGQPVIRTWDNALKQTGGLVILKGNLAPEGCVVKVAGHERVLHTGTARVFDSEDLCFHAVEAGQINPGDVCVIRYEGPKGGPGMREMLAVTAAIKGIPELSDSVALLTDGRFSGATRGLMAGHVAPEAQEGGPIAFVHEGDQITFDINKRELRVNISDEELEARKKNFKAPEPRYKRGVFGKYANTVSSASFGAVTS; this comes from the coding sequence GTGAGCAACGAATTACTCCCAGGCAAGCGTCAGTCCGCAGTTCTCACCGAAGGCCCGTCCCGCGCAGCTGCGCGCAGCTATCTGCGTGGCGTCGGCTTCTCCAAGGAAGACCTGCACAAGCCCATCATCGGCATTGCGAATACGTGGACCGAAATTGGTCCTTGTAACTTCCATCTGCGCAAGGTGGCCGAGGCTGTGAAGCAGGGCGTGCGTGAAGCCGGCGGCACACCGATGGAGTTCAACACCGTCACCATCTCGGACGGCATCACGATGGGCACCGAGGGCATGAAGGCTTCGCTGATCTCGCGTGAGGTCATTGCGGACTCCATCGAGCTGGTCGCGCGTGGCAACAGCTTTGACGGCATCGTCTGCATTGCAGGCTGCGACAAGAACATGCCTGCTGCCGTGATGGCGCTGGCGCGTCTCGATATCCCGGGCATGATGCTCTACGGCGGCTCCATCGCACCGGGCCAGCTTGCACAGGCGGACGGCACGCATAAGGACATCACGATCCTCAACGTCTTCGAAGCCATCGGCTCGCACGCTGCGGGCAAAATTAACGATGACGAGCTTGAGGCCGTGGAAGCTGCGGCATGCCCCGGTCCCGGCGCATGCGGTGGTCAGTTCACGGCGAACACCATGGCGATGGCAGGCGAGTTCCTGGGCATCAGCCCGATGGACATCACCGGCGTACTCGCCATGTCGCCGCAGAAGGCATCCGCCTCGCGCGAGGCGGGCCGCATGGTGATGGACCTGGTGCGCAAGAACATCAAGCCATCGCAGATCCTCACACGTCAGTCCATTGAGAACGCGATCACTGCAGTTTGCGCATCGGGTGGATCGACCAATGCGGTGCTGCACTTGATCGCCATTGCGCATGAGCTGAACATTCCGCTCACCATGGATGACTTCGACCAGATCAGCGAGCGCACCCCCTTCATCTGCGACCTTTCGCCGGGCGGCAAGTACGTCGCGAAGGATTATCAGGATGCAGGTGGATCGCGCGTGCTGGCAACGCGCCTGATCGAGCGCGGACAGTTGCATGACTCCATGACGGTGAGCGGCAAGACGCTGCACGAAGAGGCGAAAGTCGCGCACGAGACTCCGGGACAGCCCGTCATCCGCACCTGGGATAACGCTCTAAAGCAGACCGGGGGCCTTGTCATCCTGAAGGGCAATCTGGCGCCTGAAGGTTGCGTCGTGAAGGTTGCGGGACACGAGCGTGTTCTGCACACGGGCACGGCGCGTGTCTTCGATTCGGAAGACCTCTGCTTCCACGCGGTTGAAGCGGGCCAGATCAATCCAGGCGATGTCTGCGTGATTCGCTATGAAGGTCCAAAAGGCGGTCCCGGCATGCGCGAGATGCTCGCTGTTACGGCAGCGATCAAGGGTATTCCTGAGTTGAGTGACTCCGTTGCCCTGTTGACCGATGGACGTTTCAGCGGCGCGACGCGCGGCCTGATGGCGGGTCATGTGGCACCGGAAGCGCAGGAAGGTGGTCCCATCGCCTTCGTGCATGAGGGCGACCAGATCACCTTCGACATCAACAAGCGCGAACTGCGCGTCAATATCAGCGACGAAGAACTTGAGGCTCGCAAGAAGAACTTCAAGGCACCGGAGCCACGGTACAAGCGCGGCGTCTTCGGTAAGTATGCCAACACCGTAAGCAGCGCCAGCTTCGGCGCGGTGACCTCGTGA
- a CDS encoding transposase yields MQVMDHVVLHVIFSTKNQRPTLMDDLRSEAFARMSEEIGTTENILIAIGGTADHVHVAVYLSRKMTVAKLVDRLKTAATRWIIRQGAKHEGFRWQKGFSVFSVSPADRNALAQYIHTQGILHCTRTFQQEMRAMYAKYDAGFDDRFVWK; encoded by the coding sequence ATGCAAGTGATGGACCATGTGGTGCTGCACGTGATCTTCAGCACAAAGAACCAGCGCCCAACCCTCATGGACGACCTGCGCTCGGAGGCCTTCGCCCGCATGTCTGAAGAGATTGGCACGACCGAAAACATCCTGATCGCCATTGGCGGTACGGCAGATCATGTCCACGTCGCCGTCTATCTCTCGCGCAAGATGACGGTCGCGAAGCTCGTTGATCGTCTGAAGACCGCGGCCACGCGCTGGATCATTCGCCAGGGGGCCAAGCACGAAGGCTTCCGCTGGCAGAAGGGCTTCAGCGTCTTCTCCGTAAGCCCCGCGGACCGCAACGCGCTGGCGCAATACATCCATACACAAGGCATCCTTCACTGCACCCGCACCTTCCAGCAGGAGATGCGAGCCATGTACGCCAAGTACGACGCCGGCTTCGATGACCGATTCGTGTGGAAGTAA
- the ilvB gene encoding biosynthetic-type acetolactate synthase large subunit, with protein MSDTTKQTQGAPTLTGAEILWATLAGEGVTTVFGYPGGAILPIYDALRKFPSIHHVLTRHEQGASHMADGYARASGRVGVCMATSGPGATNLVTGLATAMLDSIPMVAITGQVASKVLGTDAFQEVDITGITLPITKHNFVVTKAEDIAPTVREAFQIARSGRPGPVLVDITKDAQQASCIFDFDMSKPRAYRPHPMLHAHAGDMQLALDLIQQSRKPIIFAGHGIIHSEAEQEVLRFAERHGIPVATTLLGLGSFPASHPLALGMMGMHGESWVNHAIQNADLILAFGMRFDDRVTGNLAHYAPNAKKIHIEIDPSEINKNVKVDVALIGDLKQVLTQIESATEIASLDRTQTAPWRDEIRALKGDASVRDIINLPDNGHLYAAHVIHDIWQEAKAAGRLSQTVIATDVGQHQMWEAQYFKHEDTRTLITSGGLGTMGFALPAAIGAKMACPEKDVWVIAGDGGFQMTASELSTIQQEGLHINIAVINNGFLGMVRQWQEAFYDKNYASSPILSPNFVMLAAAHGIDGASVSERADVVPTVTRARTNEGSFLINFAVEKEDGVYPMIAPGSALHEMVRRPNPLLETSEE; from the coding sequence ATGAGCGATACGACCAAACAAACGCAAGGTGCACCCACGTTGACCGGCGCAGAGATTCTCTGGGCCACACTCGCAGGCGAAGGCGTGACGACGGTCTTCGGCTACCCCGGCGGAGCAATCCTTCCCATCTACGACGCGCTGCGCAAGTTCCCCAGCATCCACCATGTACTCACGCGACATGAGCAGGGCGCGTCGCACATGGCCGACGGCTATGCGCGGGCCAGCGGAAGGGTCGGCGTGTGCATGGCGACCAGCGGTCCCGGCGCGACGAACCTTGTGACGGGCCTCGCAACGGCGATGCTCGACAGCATCCCGATGGTTGCGATCACGGGCCAGGTTGCGAGCAAGGTCCTTGGCACCGATGCATTCCAGGAAGTCGACATCACCGGCATCACACTTCCCATCACGAAGCACAATTTCGTCGTGACGAAGGCAGAGGACATTGCGCCGACGGTGCGTGAGGCTTTCCAGATTGCGCGCAGTGGCCGGCCCGGCCCCGTGCTCGTCGACATTACAAAGGACGCGCAACAGGCAAGCTGCATTTTCGACTTCGACATGTCGAAGCCACGCGCTTACCGTCCGCACCCCATGCTGCACGCGCATGCGGGCGACATGCAGCTTGCCCTGGATCTGATTCAGCAATCACGCAAGCCAATCATCTTCGCAGGCCACGGCATCATTCACTCGGAAGCCGAGCAGGAGGTTCTGCGCTTTGCGGAGCGCCACGGCATTCCTGTTGCGACAACACTGCTCGGACTTGGATCCTTCCCTGCCTCGCATCCGCTGGCACTGGGCATGATGGGCATGCACGGTGAGTCGTGGGTGAACCACGCCATCCAGAATGCCGATCTGATCCTCGCCTTCGGCATGCGCTTTGACGACCGTGTGACCGGCAACCTGGCGCACTATGCGCCGAATGCGAAGAAGATCCACATAGAGATTGATCCCAGCGAGATCAACAAGAATGTGAAGGTCGATGTCGCTCTGATCGGCGATCTGAAGCAGGTGCTGACGCAGATCGAGTCGGCCACAGAGATCGCATCTCTCGATCGCACGCAGACGGCTCCGTGGCGTGATGAGATCCGCGCCCTGAAGGGTGACGCCAGCGTCCGCGACATCATCAACCTGCCCGACAACGGCCATCTCTACGCCGCACATGTGATCCACGACATCTGGCAAGAGGCGAAGGCCGCAGGCCGTCTCTCGCAGACGGTCATTGCAACGGACGTGGGCCAGCACCAGATGTGGGAGGCGCAATACTTCAAGCACGAGGACACGCGGACGCTCATCACCAGCGGCGGCCTTGGCACCATGGGCTTTGCTTTGCCCGCGGCCATTGGCGCGAAGATGGCTTGTCCGGAGAAGGACGTGTGGGTGATCGCCGGTGACGGTGGTTTCCAGATGACTGCATCGGAACTCTCCACCATCCAGCAGGAGGGCCTGCACATCAACATCGCCGTCATCAACAACGGCTTCCTCGGCATGGTGCGTCAGTGGCAGGAGGCGTTCTATGACAAGAACTACGCCTCGTCGCCGATTCTGTCGCCGAACTTCGTCATGCTGGCCGCAGCGCACGGCATCGACGGCGCCAGCGTCAGCGAACGTGCCGACGTGGTTCCGACTGTCACCAGGGCCCGGACGAATGAGGGCTCATTCCTCATCAACTTTGCCGTAGAAAAAGAAGATGGTGTTTACCCGATGATCGCGCCCGGTTCTGCCCTGCACGAGATGGTGCGCCGTCCAAATCCGCTGCTCGAAACGAGCGAGGAGTAA